Proteins found in one uncultured Methanobrevibacter sp. genomic segment:
- a CDS encoding zinc ribbon domain-containing protein has product MDEYCTECGAKLKENAQFCSKCGNRINSHLCPNCGENIEGSENFCESCGWRLTEKESVLKNRKLLIIPVVIIVVIVTLFVGQAIVNHTVEKQSVSVEDIILRIPADFKLNNAKSDNETLSEVNKYWDTPDGKYIQVMIVPISSNDDGDVLIASLGGTKETRYDRDGYLNRFEDGGAAFSYNEGKQNVYIMVSEENLLNQIDIPQ; this is encoded by the coding sequence ATGGATGAATACTGTACTGAATGCGGTGCGAAACTTAAGGAGAATGCCCAATTCTGCTCCAAATGCGGAAATAGAATAAACAGTCACCTGTGCCCGAACTGCGGAGAAAACATAGAGGGAAGTGAAAACTTCTGTGAAAGCTGCGGATGGAGACTGACTGAAAAGGAAAGCGTTCTCAAAAACAGGAAACTGCTCATAATACCTGTTGTGATTATCGTTGTGATTGTTACACTTTTTGTGGGCCAGGCAATTGTCAATCATACCGTTGAAAAGCAGTCAGTGAGTGTTGAAGACATCATACTTCGCATACCTGCGGATTTCAAATTGAATAATGCAAAAAGCGACAATGAGACATTATCCGAGGTCAACAAGTACTGGGACACCCCTGACGGAAAATATATCCAGGTCATGATTGTGCCGATTTCAAGCAACGATGACGGAGACGTCCTAATAGCAAGCCTTGGAGGTACCAAAGAAACAAGATATGACCGGGACGGGTATCTGAACAGATTTGAAGATGGAGGAGCCGCATTTTCATATAATGAGGGCAAACAAAATGTTTATATAATGGTTTCCGAAGAAAATCTCCTAAACCAGATAGACATACCCCAATGA